From Azospirillum brasilense:
TCAAGGGGCATGGGAGAGGGTCTCCGCCGTGGAATGCCCGTGGCGAGCCGGATGGGAACCGGCGAAGGACGAGGGAGCGGGCGGGGACCGTGGCAGGCCGGCCAGGGAAACACCGGTCGCCACGGCCCGGAGAGCAGGCCCGGACGGCGGGCCTTGGCAGGGTCGCCCCGCCGATCAGAGGCCTGGGGTGATCGCGTGGCGGGCGGCCTCGTGGTCGTCGCTGTTGAAGGCGCGGCGGTCGCCGATGCGGGCGGCGGCGGTCAGGGCGGCGGACTGCTCGGCAACCTCGGTCACGCCCTGGGCGGTCACGGCGAAGAGACGGCCGTCGGCACCACGGATGAGGGCAGTCCTGATCGATGATGGCGGTCATGGGAACAGCTCCTGGGCGTGGGTTTCGAGGAACCGCGAATACTGCGGTATGTCGAAACCTTGGCCGCTGTGACCCGTCCGGACTGTGAAGAACTTCACATGCCGGACACCCCGGCGCCGGGTAAAAATCGCCTACACGCGCACACACGCATGTTTAGTCCCGGAAAAATTCCGGTGACCTGGGAAAAATTCGCCAAGCCGAGAACCGGCCAGCCGAGACAGGAGCGTACCGATGAAGTTGGACCGCCGCATTCCCCGCAGCCTCGACGAGATGGCCGACCTCAGCTCGCTCGCGGCTCCGCCCGCCGTGGTGACTCGCTCGCTGACGATCGGAGGGCGCCGCGCCAGCCTGCGGCTGGAGGCGACGATCTGGGACGGGCTGAAGGACATTGCCAAATCCCAGGGCAAGTCGCTTGAGGCGCTGTGCGCCGACATCCACGACAGCCGGACGGAGGGCATCCCTTTCGCCACCAGCGTCCGGGTCTATGTGCTGAACCATTTCCGCCGCACCGCTGAGGGCAGCACCACGCTGGTGGCCTGACACTCCTGCACCCGTTCAGGGCACCGGGCCGGACGCGGCGAGGCAGCGGCGGAAGGTCCGGCAGCGATCGGACAGCGGCATCATGGACAACTGGCGGCTCATCGTCTCGGCAGCCGCCAGATGCTCCATGGCCTCGCGATGCTGGCCGGTGGCGGTGAAGGCCTGGGCCAGGGCGAAGTGCGACCAGCCCCGCTCGGACAGTTGCCCGGCGTCCCTCGCGATGCCCAGCGCCTTGGCGGCGCAACCGATCGCGGTGTCGTGCTGCGCCGTCTCCAGGGCCAGATCGGACATCCAGTTCAGAATCCGCGGCCTGGGCAGCGAGTGATTCAAGATGTGCGCCTGTTCCAGGCTGGCGTTCAGCAGGCGCGCCCCCTCCGCAGCGCCACCGGTGCGGGCGATGGCATAGCCCAGCGCACCCAGCGTGATCGGTTGGAAGATATGCAGGCGCGTCGCCTCGGTGATCGTCACGGCGTCCTTCAGCAGCGGCAGCGCCTCGGCGAAGCGCTCGCCGATGATGTGGACCAGCGCCAGATGGACCTTCACCGACGACACGGAGAAGGCGTGACCGACCTCCTCCGCGATGTCGAGCGCGTGGAGCATCACCCGGACGGCCTCGTCGTCGCGCCCCAACTCAGCGAGGCAGCGGCCCTGGTAGGCGGCGGTGATGGCGACCGCCACCGCGGTCAGGCCGAACCGCGCGCGGGGGGCATTGGCCAGCGCCAGGCTGCGCGCCTGCTCCAGCTTCTCCTGCGCTTCCGGAAAATGCCCCTTGTCCACCAGCATGCCGCCCAGCCGCATCAGCCCCTGGATGCGCAGTTCCATCGTCCCCTGGTTGCCCAGATGGTCGAGGGCG
This genomic window contains:
- a CDS encoding ribbon-helix-helix domain-containing protein, with translation MKLDRRIPRSLDEMADLSSLAAPPAVVTRSLTIGGRRASLRLEATIWDGLKDIAKSQGKSLEALCADIHDSRTEGIPFATSVRVYVLNHFRRTAEGSTTLVA